The Desulfomicrobium apsheronum genome has a window encoding:
- the tnpA gene encoding IS66 family insertion sequence element accessory protein TnpA, whose amino-acid sequence MKTQFAQNRAARWMAHVQQWRESGLGKTRYCRENGLALSTFRYWITKSRPSSGGESAAIPALVALPFTFASKAPSIGLMVSNRY is encoded by the coding sequence ATGAAAACTCAGTTTGCACAGAATCGCGCGGCTCGCTGGATGGCGCATGTCCAGCAATGGCGGGAGAGTGGCCTCGGTAAGACCCGATACTGCCGCGAAAATGGTTTGGCTTTGAGCACGTTCCGATACTGGATAACAAAGTCCCGACCATCTTCTGGCGGCGAATCCGCCGCAATTCCCGCTCTTGTGGCGCTGCCGTTTACGTTCGCCTCGAAAGCCCCGTCTATTGGCCTCATGGTCTCCAATCGTTAC
- a CDS encoding nucleotide sugar dehydrogenase: protein MFNTISMIGLGYIGLPTATLFASRKKKVIGVDINQHAVDTINRGKIHIVEPDLDMLVQAAVTSGYLRATTMPEPADAFLIAVPTPFTDGYKPDLSYIQAAAEAIAPVLRKDNLVILESTSPVGTTEKLAEWLAKSRPDLTFPQQAGEAADVQIAYCPERVLPGRVVHELVENDRIIGGMTRAANFMAAALYKIFVRGDLLATNARTAEMSKLTENSFRDVNIAFANELSMICVSAHRSASIHKFFM from the coding sequence ATGTTCAATACAATATCTATGATCGGGCTCGGCTATATTGGTTTGCCCACTGCGACTCTTTTTGCCTCGCGCAAGAAGAAAGTCATCGGTGTTGATATTAATCAACACGCTGTGGATACCATCAATCGGGGTAAAATCCACATCGTGGAGCCGGATTTGGACATGCTGGTCCAGGCCGCCGTGACGTCCGGCTATCTGCGGGCGACCACAATGCCTGAACCGGCTGACGCCTTTCTCATCGCTGTACCAACCCCGTTCACGGATGGGTACAAGCCTGACCTGAGCTATATCCAGGCCGCTGCCGAGGCCATTGCTCCGGTCCTTAGAAAGGACAATCTGGTCATTCTGGAATCAACATCGCCCGTAGGGACTACGGAGAAATTGGCCGAGTGGCTGGCTAAATCCCGCCCGGATTTGACTTTTCCCCAGCAGGCCGGGGAGGCGGCAGATGTCCAGATTGCCTATTGTCCGGAGAGGGTTCTGCCGGGCCGGGTTGTACATGAACTGGTTGAAAACGACAGGATCATAGGAGGCATGACCCGGGCTGCCAACTTCATGGCTGCGGCATTGTATAAGATTTTTGTGCGAGGTGATCTTCTTGCCACCAACGCCCGTACGGCGGAAATGTCCAAGCTGACAGAAAATAGTTTTCGCGATGTGAACATCGCATTTGCTAATGAGTTGTCCATGATCTGCGTAAGCGCTCACAGGTCCGCATCTATCCATAAATTTTTCATGTGA
- the wecB gene encoding non-hydrolyzing UDP-N-acetylglucosamine 2-epimerase: MSDIEKTAVLKVLTVFGTRPEAIKMAPVVKALAQDPTFDARVCVTAQHRQMLDQVLELFNIQPDFDLNLMKPGQDLSDITCNVLTGMRKVYQEWRPDMILVHGDTTTTLAASLSAYYAKVRVGHVEAGLRTFNKYAPWPEEMNRRITGSLGDLHFAPTPSARLNLLQENVPESAIHVTGNTVIDALLEVVRQLRDDAGLRSVMEARFDFIDPDKRLILVTGHRRENFGLGFDNICHALADIAARGDVQVVYPVHLNPNVQEPVRRILVDVPDVILLEPLDYLPFVYLMDRSSLIVTDSGGVQEEAPSLGKPVLVMRDTTERPEAVDACTVKLVGTDRDKIVYEANRLLDDPAAYETMSRAHNPYGDGLAAGRIRERLLNDLGSVAHHNFQRSTMPLLSQFHDSAGRFVSTS; the protein is encoded by the coding sequence ATGAGTGATATAGAAAAGACAGCAGTACTCAAGGTGTTGACTGTATTCGGCACCCGACCCGAAGCCATCAAGATGGCCCCCGTGGTCAAAGCGTTAGCGCAAGATCCGACTTTCGATGCCAGGGTCTGTGTCACCGCCCAGCACCGCCAGATGCTCGACCAAGTTTTGGAATTATTCAACATTCAGCCGGATTTCGATCTCAATCTGATGAAACCCGGCCAGGATCTTTCCGATATCACATGCAACGTCTTGACCGGCATGCGTAAGGTGTATCAGGAGTGGCGGCCGGACATGATTCTGGTTCATGGCGACACAACGACCACTCTTGCCGCCAGTCTCTCGGCTTACTACGCGAAGGTGAGGGTTGGGCATGTCGAAGCAGGCTTGCGAACGTTCAATAAATATGCCCCCTGGCCGGAAGAGATGAATCGCCGTATTACTGGGTCGCTTGGCGATCTCCATTTTGCCCCTACGCCCAGTGCCCGATTGAATTTATTGCAGGAAAACGTGCCTGAATCAGCCATCCACGTCACTGGCAACACCGTCATCGATGCCTTGTTGGAAGTGGTGCGTCAGTTGCGTGATGATGCAGGTCTTCGCAGTGTAATGGAGGCACGTTTTGATTTTATTGATCCTGACAAGCGTCTTATCCTGGTTACTGGCCACCGTCGCGAGAATTTCGGCTTGGGGTTTGACAACATTTGTCATGCATTGGCCGACATCGCCGCGCGCGGCGATGTGCAGGTGGTCTACCCAGTGCATTTAAACCCGAATGTACAGGAGCCTGTACGCCGCATCCTTGTGGATGTTCCGGATGTCATCCTGCTTGAACCACTTGACTATCTGCCATTCGTTTACCTGATGGATCGTAGTTCGCTTATTGTCACCGATTCCGGTGGCGTGCAGGAGGAGGCTCCATCCCTGGGTAAACCCGTGTTGGTCATGCGTGATACAACTGAACGTCCCGAAGCCGTGGACGCATGTACAGTTAAACTCGTTGGTACCGACCGGGACAAGATCGTTTATGAAGCTAACCGTCTGCTCGACGATCCCGCTGCTTACGAGACCATGTCCCGCGCCCACAACCCTTATGGGGACGGTTTGGCAGCGGGGCGCATTCGAGAGCGCCTACTAAATGATTTAGGTTCTGTTGCTCATCATAATTTTCAGAGGTCCACAATGCCCCTCCTCTCGCAATTCCACGATTCGGCAGGGAGATTTGTGAGCACCTCTTAA
- a CDS encoding FkbM family methyltransferase yields MTAKSSTDQEDALVRQSRGDEVAALETTVVPYDENLLERVRIQWQFGDWQSLCKLSREAIQHHPDRAKLALLAAASRLQTGYDAEARQYIRLAQDWGVGRKLLSRILISGVHNSLGCAAAVGNQPQRALQHFEKALVVGTPSADTRLMMRARASEQFSKLGLKFPENSDESLDTKFKRNSRIPFSVGQLYSPPPISIDMFFSEREGDRARSLENVKKRLDKINDTETFPELTWVSVEHRSNTFFFTHFSGDYIPAKMAEKSQFYESLFLNLLARLHQPGKVIVDGGANIGNHTIFFAGVIGAPVIAFEPQPFNHSFLITNICLNCLDEKVDVRKVALGDHVGHISLFQALPGNFGSFTADMALVKQKDGDDYFVTPFDVQVSTLDVELADFEEAISIIKLDLEGMELDALRGARRVIAKSLPVIAVECFTLSMFQEINALLKAFGYFVIDSANATPTFIFLTRRNLHHVEMLSKYLEMSSVGKFSSNSSFNEKAS; encoded by the coding sequence ATGACTGCGAAGTCTTCGACTGATCAAGAAGATGCCCTTGTTCGGCAGTCAAGAGGAGACGAGGTTGCCGCACTGGAGACAACTGTCGTTCCTTATGACGAAAACCTTCTCGAACGCGTCCGCATTCAATGGCAGTTCGGCGATTGGCAGAGTCTGTGCAAGTTGTCGCGTGAAGCAATACAGCATCATCCCGATCGCGCTAAGCTTGCTCTGCTGGCCGCCGCTAGCCGCCTGCAAACCGGCTATGACGCCGAAGCCAGACAATACATCCGCCTCGCACAAGACTGGGGCGTGGGTAGAAAACTCCTCAGTAGAATTCTCATATCTGGCGTGCACAACAGCCTTGGTTGCGCCGCCGCTGTTGGCAACCAGCCACAACGGGCCCTGCAGCATTTTGAAAAAGCCCTCGTCGTCGGTACACCCAGCGCAGACACTCGTCTAATGATGCGGGCTCGCGCTAGTGAACAATTTTCGAAGCTTGGATTAAAATTCCCAGAGAATTCCGACGAATCGCTCGATACTAAGTTTAAACGCAATTCGCGGATTCCATTTAGTGTCGGACAACTATACTCCCCTCCCCCGATTTCCATAGATATGTTTTTTTCCGAGCGTGAAGGTGATCGCGCTAGATCACTGGAGAATGTTAAAAAGAGGTTAGATAAGATTAACGACACAGAAACGTTCCCTGAACTAACTTGGGTTTCCGTCGAGCATAGAAGCAATACATTCTTTTTCACGCACTTTTCGGGCGACTACATTCCAGCAAAGATGGCCGAGAAGAGTCAGTTCTACGAATCGCTTTTTCTCAACCTTCTCGCTAGGTTGCATCAGCCTGGGAAGGTGATCGTTGACGGAGGGGCGAATATTGGAAATCACACAATTTTTTTTGCAGGAGTTATCGGTGCTCCTGTGATTGCATTTGAACCCCAGCCATTCAATCATAGTTTTCTGATCACAAACATATGTTTGAACTGTCTGGACGAAAAAGTCGACGTCCGCAAGGTCGCCCTCGGTGATCATGTAGGACACATTTCTTTGTTCCAGGCGCTACCTGGCAACTTTGGGTCGTTTACAGCTGACATGGCGCTTGTGAAACAGAAGGACGGGGATGATTATTTCGTTACTCCGTTTGACGTCCAAGTCTCGACCCTTGATGTCGAACTAGCTGATTTCGAGGAAGCCATCTCAATCATCAAACTGGACTTGGAAGGGATGGAACTCGACGCGTTGCGTGGGGCAAGAAGAGTTATAGCGAAAAGCTTGCCAGTGATTGCCGTTGAATGCTTCACTCTATCCATGTTTCAGGAGATCAATGCGCTCCTTAAGGCTTTTGGTTATTTCGTCATTGATTCAGCCAATGCCACACCAACCTTCATATTCTTAACTCGGAGGAATCTCCATCATGTCGAAATGCTTTCTAAATATTTGGAAATGTCCTCGGTGGGCAAATTTTCTTCAAATTCATCGTTCAACGAGAAAGCATCATGA